In Clostridium sp. SY8519, one genomic interval encodes:
- a CDS encoding MvdC/MvdD family ATP grasp protein, which translates to MKKILIITNKDDVTVDFIIKLLQKDGIEYYRFNTEDLFTVVDVRFRIDVDQYILCDKAKKIEVDLSEISAVYFRRPGLPDFQYIADISGTERKYLMRETLSVLDGVYKNLKDCFWINDVFRIREAENKLFQLSMARDAGFDIPETILSNDADFVKQSMKQIDADEGFVIKAVRSGNVDPETAKTIIFTADIDPEEVTEESIGEFPAYIQRKISKRSDLRSIVVGDKVFTAEIISQNDEDAKTDWRRSTRVLEHRPFLLSQDISNKCIELTRKLGLVYSAIDFALDDSGKPVFLECNPNGQWAWIENRLGFPISNEIEGLLLHG; encoded by the coding sequence ATGAAGAAGATTCTTATTATAACCAATAAAGATGATGTCACTGTTGATTTCATCATTAAGTTGCTCCAGAAGGACGGCATAGAATACTATCGATTTAATACTGAAGACCTTTTTACAGTTGTTGATGTCAGATTCAGAATTGATGTGGATCAGTACATACTCTGTGACAAAGCCAAGAAGATAGAAGTTGACCTGAGTGAGATCTCAGCTGTTTACTTCAGAAGACCAGGGCTTCCGGATTTTCAGTATATTGCAGATATCTCGGGAACTGAAAGAAAGTACCTGATGAGAGAGACTTTATCGGTACTTGATGGAGTTTACAAGAATCTTAAGGATTGTTTCTGGATCAATGACGTATTCAGAATTCGTGAAGCGGAGAACAAGCTGTTTCAGCTGTCTATGGCCAGAGATGCAGGGTTTGATATTCCGGAGACTATTTTGTCAAATGATGCGGATTTCGTAAAGCAAAGCATGAAACAAATTGATGCTGATGAAGGCTTCGTTATAAAGGCAGTCAGGTCAGGAAATGTCGACCCGGAGACAGCAAAGACCATTATATTTACAGCCGATATCGATCCGGAAGAGGTTACAGAAGAAAGTATAGGTGAATTTCCAGCATACATACAAAGAAAAATATCTAAAAGATCGGATCTGAGAAGTATTGTGGTTGGTGATAAGGTATTTACAGCTGAGATTATTTCGCAGAATGATGAAGATGCAAAGACCGACTGGCGCAGGAGCACCAGAGTCCTTGAACACAGGCCTTTCTTGCTCTCACAGGATATCAGTAATAAATGCATTGAATTGACAAGAAAGCTTGGACTTGTATATTCTGCCATTGATTTTGCACTTGACGATAGTGGGAAACCAGTATTTCTAGAATGTAACCCGAATGGTCAGTGGGCATGGATA